The proteins below are encoded in one region of Oncorhynchus kisutch isolate 150728-3 linkage group LG14, Okis_V2, whole genome shotgun sequence:
- the fam161b gene encoding protein FAM161B isoform X1: MLGSGGHTAARMQEQRNMADLQAFLEDGLSSELLLQHQLQEMKEAHKQQLQETERRQREGLEKRIQQNSMLSAGFGRKSSADRQLDEFFSSQARGPRKSSSMSELMSGRRSTSRKSSSMSELMSGRRSTSRKSPQLRQSGRFFTSSAAWASATTVSHRGPQHLQHQGPTETEQLQLSKEEKEEAECQRKFRAVPVPGHVFLPLYDEMTQVRQKERKEGHEQRRDFLLSMQKPFSFLERDEKKREKLMQMISTVAQSQKATNVRKPVPKAIKEHAVSEHLKEEELRRKVRIQLRAQETLRKSTAPIENQTHIENPESRTAQRTKKEVLAFLDQKPTFQPKTNSQVPDFDRLHKAFQRESLKRAERKNVTKCQPFHLRTSTLPSRPSRSSSEKEQEPIVSAILKRSNSFGGLTSLSTDTLPTYITDAARKRCMAIRKSVEQKESKEQESAEWMRRHRKRSQAMKKTVAVRAKVMDPHSSLKEVYHEKLKQHREADQQRTREYKKELQDIKARVTVRPYLFEQVSQKNAKADAERIYRDKLREAGLNEQFVKTKGEEFGTAPVFILDDNDDVDDQSVESDMEKRDGNVDVGEKIEEVEEESVKTRVE, translated from the exons ATGTTGGGTTCAGGAGGACACACTGCTGCTAGGATGCAAGAGCAGAGGAACATGGCTGACCTGCAGGCTTTCCTGGAGGATGGCCTGAGTTCAGAGCTGCTGCTCCAGCACCAACTGCAGGAGATGAAGGAGGCCCACAAGCAGCagctgcaggagacagagaggagacagagagagggccttGAGAAAAGGATCCAGCAGAACTCTATGCTGTCAGCAGGCTTTGGCAGGAAGTCTAGTGCTGACAGACAACTGGACGAGTTTTTCAGCTCTCAGGCCAG GGGACCGAGGAAATCCAGTTCCATGTCTGAACTGATGTCAGGTAGGAGGTCTACCTCGAGGAAATCCAGTTCCATGTCTGAACTGATGTCAGGTAGGAGGTCTACCTCGAGGAAATCCCCACAGCTCAGACAGTCAGGGAGGTTTTTCACATCCTCTGCAGCCTGGGCTTCTGCCACAACTGTTTCACACAGAGGACCACAACATCTTCAGCACCAAGGCCCAACAGAAACAGAGCAGCTCCAACTAAgcaaagaggagaaagaggaggcggAATGTCAGAGGAAGTTTCGTGCTGTTCCTGTGCCTGGCCATGTGTTTTTGCCCCTCTATGATGAGATGACGCAGGTGCggcagaaagagaggaaggaaggccATGAACAGAGGAGGGACTTCCTGCTCTCCATGCAGAAGCCCTTCAGCTTcctggagagagatgagaagaagagagagaagctgaTGCAAATGATAAGCACGGTGGCACAGTCTCAAAAAGCCACCAATGTCAGGAAACCAGTACCGAAAGCAATCAAAGAGCATGCTGTCTCTGAGCATTTAAAAG AGGAGGAGTTGCGCAGGAAGGTACGCATCCAGCTGAGGGCCCAGGAGACTTTGAGGAAGTCCACAGCACCTATAGAGAACCAAACTCATATTGAGAACCCGGAGTCTCGCACCGCCCAACGGACTAAGAAGGAGGTTCTGGCCTTCCTGGATCAGAAGCCTACCTTCCAGCCAAAGACCAACTCCCAGGTCCCTGATTTTGACAGGCTGCACAAGGCCTTTCAGAGGGAATCACTGAAGAGGGCAGAGAGGAAAAATGTTACCAAGTGTCAGCCCTTCCACCTGCGGACGTCAACTCTGCCTTCAAGACCAAGCAGAAGCAGCTCTGAAAAAGAACAG GAACCCATAGTCAGTGCCATTTTGAAGAGAAGCAATTCCTTTGGAGGCTTAACATCGCTGTCTACAGATACGCTTCCCACCTACATTACAGATGCAGCAAGGAAACGCTGTATGGCCATTAG AAAGTCTGTGGAGCAGAAAGAGAGCAAGGAGCAGGAGAGTGCAGAGTGGATGCGGAGACATAGGAAGAGGTCTCAGGCCATGAAGAAGACAGTGGCTGTCCGCGCCAAGGTCATGGACCCTCATAGCAGCCTGAAAGAGGTGTATCATGAGAAGCTGAAACAGCACCG GGAGGCCGACCAGCAAAGGACGAGAGAGTATAAGAAGGAGCTACAGGATATAAAGGCCAGAGTAACTGTCCGTCCTTACCTGTTTGAACAGGTGTCCCAG AAAAACGCCAAGGCTGACGCGGAGCGTATATACAGAGACAAGCTGAGGGAAGCTGGTTTGAATGAGCAGTTTGTCAAAACAAAGGGAGAAGAGTTTGGAACGGCACCCGTCTTCATATTGGATGACAATGACGATGTTGATGACCAAAGTGTTGAGAGTGACATGGAGAAAAG GGATGGAAACGTAGACGTCGGAGAGAAAATtgaagaggtagaggaagagagcgTGAAAACCAGAGTGGAATAA
- the fam161b gene encoding protein FAM161B isoform X2: protein MLGSGGHTAARMQEQRNMADLQAFLEDGLSSELLLQHQLQEMKEAHKQQLQETERRQREGLEKRIQQNSMLSAGFGRKSSADRQLDEFFSSQARGPRKSSSMSELMSGRRSTSRKSPQLRQSGRFFTSSAAWASATTVSHRGPQHLQHQGPTETEQLQLSKEEKEEAECQRKFRAVPVPGHVFLPLYDEMTQVRQKERKEGHEQRRDFLLSMQKPFSFLERDEKKREKLMQMISTVAQSQKATNVRKPVPKAIKEHAVSEHLKEEELRRKVRIQLRAQETLRKSTAPIENQTHIENPESRTAQRTKKEVLAFLDQKPTFQPKTNSQVPDFDRLHKAFQRESLKRAERKNVTKCQPFHLRTSTLPSRPSRSSSEKEQEPIVSAILKRSNSFGGLTSLSTDTLPTYITDAARKRCMAIRKSVEQKESKEQESAEWMRRHRKRSQAMKKTVAVRAKVMDPHSSLKEVYHEKLKQHREADQQRTREYKKELQDIKARVTVRPYLFEQVSQKNAKADAERIYRDKLREAGLNEQFVKTKGEEFGTAPVFILDDNDDVDDQSVESDMEKRDGNVDVGEKIEEVEEESVKTRVE from the exons ATGTTGGGTTCAGGAGGACACACTGCTGCTAGGATGCAAGAGCAGAGGAACATGGCTGACCTGCAGGCTTTCCTGGAGGATGGCCTGAGTTCAGAGCTGCTGCTCCAGCACCAACTGCAGGAGATGAAGGAGGCCCACAAGCAGCagctgcaggagacagagaggagacagagagagggccttGAGAAAAGGATCCAGCAGAACTCTATGCTGTCAGCAGGCTTTGGCAGGAAGTCTAGTGCTGACAGACAACTGGACGAGTTTTTCAGCTCTCAGGCCAG GGGACCGAGGAAATCCAGTTCCATGTCTGAACTGATGTCAG GTAGGAGGTCTACCTCGAGGAAATCCCCACAGCTCAGACAGTCAGGGAGGTTTTTCACATCCTCTGCAGCCTGGGCTTCTGCCACAACTGTTTCACACAGAGGACCACAACATCTTCAGCACCAAGGCCCAACAGAAACAGAGCAGCTCCAACTAAgcaaagaggagaaagaggaggcggAATGTCAGAGGAAGTTTCGTGCTGTTCCTGTGCCTGGCCATGTGTTTTTGCCCCTCTATGATGAGATGACGCAGGTGCggcagaaagagaggaaggaaggccATGAACAGAGGAGGGACTTCCTGCTCTCCATGCAGAAGCCCTTCAGCTTcctggagagagatgagaagaagagagagaagctgaTGCAAATGATAAGCACGGTGGCACAGTCTCAAAAAGCCACCAATGTCAGGAAACCAGTACCGAAAGCAATCAAAGAGCATGCTGTCTCTGAGCATTTAAAAG AGGAGGAGTTGCGCAGGAAGGTACGCATCCAGCTGAGGGCCCAGGAGACTTTGAGGAAGTCCACAGCACCTATAGAGAACCAAACTCATATTGAGAACCCGGAGTCTCGCACCGCCCAACGGACTAAGAAGGAGGTTCTGGCCTTCCTGGATCAGAAGCCTACCTTCCAGCCAAAGACCAACTCCCAGGTCCCTGATTTTGACAGGCTGCACAAGGCCTTTCAGAGGGAATCACTGAAGAGGGCAGAGAGGAAAAATGTTACCAAGTGTCAGCCCTTCCACCTGCGGACGTCAACTCTGCCTTCAAGACCAAGCAGAAGCAGCTCTGAAAAAGAACAG GAACCCATAGTCAGTGCCATTTTGAAGAGAAGCAATTCCTTTGGAGGCTTAACATCGCTGTCTACAGATACGCTTCCCACCTACATTACAGATGCAGCAAGGAAACGCTGTATGGCCATTAG AAAGTCTGTGGAGCAGAAAGAGAGCAAGGAGCAGGAGAGTGCAGAGTGGATGCGGAGACATAGGAAGAGGTCTCAGGCCATGAAGAAGACAGTGGCTGTCCGCGCCAAGGTCATGGACCCTCATAGCAGCCTGAAAGAGGTGTATCATGAGAAGCTGAAACAGCACCG GGAGGCCGACCAGCAAAGGACGAGAGAGTATAAGAAGGAGCTACAGGATATAAAGGCCAGAGTAACTGTCCGTCCTTACCTGTTTGAACAGGTGTCCCAG AAAAACGCCAAGGCTGACGCGGAGCGTATATACAGAGACAAGCTGAGGGAAGCTGGTTTGAATGAGCAGTTTGTCAAAACAAAGGGAGAAGAGTTTGGAACGGCACCCGTCTTCATATTGGATGACAATGACGATGTTGATGACCAAAGTGTTGAGAGTGACATGGAGAAAAG GGATGGAAACGTAGACGTCGGAGAGAAAATtgaagaggtagaggaagagagcgTGAAAACCAGAGTGGAATAA
- the LOC109903217 gene encoding neuroglobin-2: protein MEKLTEKDKELIRGSWESLGKNKVPHGVVMFSRLFELEPALLNLFHYNTNCSPTQDCLSSPEFLDHVTKVMLVIDAAVSHLDDLHTLEDFLLSLGKKHQAVGVNTQSFAVVGESLLYMLQCSLGHGYTGPLRQAWLNMYTIVVAAMSRGWAKNGEHKTD, encoded by the exons ATGGAGAAGCTGACGGAGAAAGACAAGGAGCTGATCCGAGGCAGCTGGGAGAGTCTTGGCAAGAACAAAGTTCCACACGGAGTCGTCATGTTCTCCAG ACTGTTTGAACTAGAGCCTGCGCTCCTCAACCTCTTTCACTACAACACAAACTGTAGCCCCACACAAGACTGCCTCTCCAGCCCTGAGTTCCTGGACCATGTCACAAAG GTAATGCTGGTGATCGATGCAGCAGTCAGTCATCTGGACGACCTTCATACCTTGGAGGATTTTCTGCTCAGTCTGGGGAAGAAGCACCAGGCAGTTGGGGTTAACACCCAGTCTTTCGCT GTGGTGGGGGAGTCCCTTCTCTACATGTTGCAGTGTAGTCTGGGTCATGGGTACACTGGCCCACTGCGTCAGGCCTGGCTCAACATGTACACCATCGTAGTGGCGGCCATGAGCAGAGGATGGGCCAAGAACGGGGAACACAAGACTGACTGA
- the coq6 gene encoding ubiquinone biosynthesis monooxygenase COQ6, mitochondrial, which produces MHSLTKTALSFNGIGRRCVALNRFSETRIICRGLTCTAEHGEHEHELYDVIISGGGMVGTAMACSLGLDPNLEGKKILLLEAGNKKVMDKVPDAYSTRVSSISPGSATLLSGVGAWDHIMNMRCKPYQKMQVWDACSDALITFDKENLQDEMAYIVENNIIVAALTKQLENLSDQVRVQYKSKVVKYTWPKSHQVADAIPWVQVTLANGQILQTKLLIGADGPNSMVRREAGIPTVTWNYDQSAVVAVLHLSEPTENNVAWQRFLPTGPIAMLPLSDTESSLVWSTSHRHAEELLQLDEESFVDSINTAFWSNENHSELVETAGSLFRTALSVLMPSAGSARQLPPSVAGIGPKSRIMFPLGMGHASEYIRHRVALIGDAAHRVHPLAGQGANLGFGDVACLTQLLSQAAFNGKDLGAMQHLLEYETERQRHNLPMMAAIDLMKRLYSTNAAPMVVLRTFGLQATNTLPAMKAQIMAFASK; this is translated from the exons ATGCATAGTCTCACTAAAACGGCACTGTCTTTCAATGGAATCGGGCGGCGGTGTGTTGCCCTGAACCGTTTTTCAGAAACAAGAATCATTTGCAGAGGACTCACGTGCACAGCAGAACACGGGGAACATGAACATGAGCTCTATGATGTCATTATATCTGGAGGAGGGATGGTTGGGACCGCTATGGCTTGTTCTTTAG GCTTGGATCCAAACTTGGAGGGGAAGAAGATTCTTTTGCTTGAGGCAGGCAACAAGAAAGTGATGGACAAGGTCCCAGACGCCTACAGTACAAGAGTCAGCTCCATCAGCCCGGGCTCTGCCACCCTCCTCAGTG GTGTTGGTGCATGGGATCACATTATGAACATGAGATGTAAGCCCTATCAGAAGATGCAG GTTTGGGATGCCTGCTCTGATGCCCTGATTACATTTGATAAGGAGAACCTGCAGGACGAGATGGCATACATTGTGGAGAACAACATCATTGTGGCAGCCCTGACGAAGCAGCTGGAgaatctctctg ATCAGGTGAGGGTCCAGTACAAATCCAAGGTGGTGAAATACACCTGGCCCAAGTCCCACCAGGTAGCTGACGCCATCCCCTGGGTTCAGGTCACCCTGGCCAACGGACAGATTCTTCAAACCAAACTACTG ATTGGAGCAGATGGGCCAAATTCGATGGTAAGGCGGGAGGCGGGGATACCCACGGTCACGTGGAATTACGACCAATCAGCTGTTGTGGCTGTCCTGCATCTGTCTGAG CCAACAGAGAACAATGTTGCCTGGCAGAGGTTCCTTCCAACAGGCCCCATAGCAATGTTACCA TTGTCGGACACAGAGAGCTCTCTGGTGTGGTCGACCAGCCACCGCCATGCAGAGGAGCTACTGCAGCTGGATGAGGAGAGCTTCGTGGACTCCATCAACACTGCCTTT TGGAGTAATGAGAACCACAGTGAGCTGGTGGAGACTGCTGGCTCTCTGTTCCGCACTGCCCTGTCAGTCCTCATGCCATCTGCAGGCTCGGCACGCCAGCTACCGCCCAGCGTGGCCGGGATCGGCCCAAAGAGTCGGATCATGTTCCCCCTGGGCATGGGCCATGCGTCAGAGTACATCAGGCACCGGGTGGCACTCATCGG CGATGCAGCACACCGCGTCCACCCTCTAGCTGGCCAGGGAGCCAACCTGGGCTTTGGGGATGTGGCCTGCCTCACTCAGCTCCTGAGCCAGGCGGCCTTTAACGGGAAGGATCTGG gGGCCATGCAGCACCTGTTGGAATATGAGACAGAGCGCCAGCGACACAACCTGCCCATGATGGCTGCCATCGACCTGATGAAACGACTGTACTCTACTAACGCTGCCCCCATGGTTGTCTTACGCACCTTCGGTCTGCAGGCCACCAATACACTGCCAGCCATGAAA GCTCAGATCATGGCGTTTGCAAGCAAGTGA
- the entpd5a gene encoding ectonucleoside triphosphate diphosphohydrolase 5, giving the protein MALQMLLLTVMSMSVLAWNFQAKATYHPRQTVHHEHSANMENLLPENLLLEVVPKVLPEVLLEVSHPVNLSHTFYGIMFDAGSTGTRIHIYTFIQKDPVELPVLDNEMYHAVKPGLSAYKDKPEEGGNTIRALLKVAKKTVPEDEWKQTPVVLKATAGLRLLPKEKANALLDEVREVFDESPFFVPNNSVSIMNGTNEGVLAWVTVNFLTGHLYAKTRKTVGILDLGGGSTQITFLPKSKKTVFTAPASYIANINMFNHTLQLYTHSYLGNGLVAARLATLGALGADGLDWKVFTSSCLPKKFREDWTFGGITYKVSGIPDGYAGYKLCYYEVMRVVKGIVHQPFEVKGSSIFYAFSYYFDRAVESGLIDGSRGGMVEVRDFKKRAKEVCNKMTKYRPISPFLCMDMTYITCLLKEGFGFKDNTMLQLAKKVNNVETSWALGATFDHFNNLNIH; this is encoded by the exons ATGGCTCTTCAAATGCTTCTCCTGACAGTAATGTCAATGTCGGTTCTGGCTTGGAACTTCCAAGCGAAGGCAACCTACCATCCTCGCCAGACAGTCCACCACGAACACTCTGCTAACATGGAAAACCTCCTGCCCGAAAACCTCCTGCTCGAAGTCGTGCCCAAAGTCTTGCCTGAGGTCTTGCTTGAGGTCTCCCATCCTGTCAACCTCAGCCACACTTTCTATGGGATCATGTTCGATGCTGGGAGCACAGGCACCCGGATCCACATCTATACATTTATCCAGAAAGACCCAG TTGAGCTGCCAGTTCTGGACAATGAGATGTATCATGCGGTGAAGCCTGGACTGTCTGCCTATAAAGATAAGCCTGAAGAG GGTGGGAACACGATCAGAGCGCTGCTGAAGGTGGCCAAGAAGACGGTGCCAGAGGACGAGTGGAAGCAGACCCCGGTGGTCCTGAAAGCCACGGCCGGGCTCCGCCTCCTGCCCAAGGAGAAGGCTAATGCTCTGCTGGATGAG GTTCGGGAAGTCTTTGACGAGTCCCCCTTCTTTGTACCGAACAACAGTGTCTCCATAATGAATGGAACAAATGAAG GAGTCCTGGCCTGGGTAACAGTGAACTTTTTGACAG GTCACTTGTATGCCAAGACCAGGAAAACAGTGGGGATCCTGGACTTGGGTGGAGGATCTACCCAGATCACTTTCCTTCCAAAATCAAAG AAAACAGTTTTCACTGCCCCAGCCAGTTACATTGCCAACATCAACATGTTCAACCACACTCTACAACTCTATACTCACAG CTACCTTGGAAATGGACTTGTAGCGGCTCGATTGGCAACTCTTGGGGCTTTGGGGGCTGATG GTCTGGATTGGAAAGTTTTCACAAGTTCCTGTCTACCCAAGAAGTTCAGAGAGGACTGGACTTTTGGTGGAATCACCTACAAAGTTAGCGGAATTCCTGACG gcTATGCAGGTTACAAGCTGTGTTACTATGAGGTGATGAGGGTGGTGAAAGGCATCGTGCACCAGCCGTTTGAGGTGAAGGGCAGCAGCATCTTCTATGCCTTCTCCTACTACTTCGACAGAGCTGTGGAGTCAGGCCTCATCG ATGGCAGTCGCGGTGGCATGGTAGAAGTCAGGGATTTCAAGAAGAGAGCCAAAGAAG TGTGCAACAAGATGACCAAGTACCGTCCCATCAGTCCCTTCCTCTGCATGGATATGACATATATCACCTGCCTGTTGAAGGAGGGCTTTGGCTTCAAGGACAACACAATGCTGCAG CTTGCCAAGAAGGTGAACAACGTTGAGACAAGTTGGGCCTTGGGAGCCACATTTGATCACTTTAACAACCTCAACATCCACTAA